In Duganella zoogloeoides, a single genomic region encodes these proteins:
- a CDS encoding TIR domain-containing protein, with the protein MHVFVSHSWSYSSHYSTLANWVFEEHWNFGQALLEFRNYSIPKDDPIHNFTIIVMLKNAIYNQIAKSHAIFIPSGMYSSHSRWIGEEIMGAKEYGKPILAVTPWAQERNSDVVLRNANARVGWSKQYVVDGIWKLYYERNK; encoded by the coding sequence ATTCACGTTTTTGTTAGCCATTCTTGGTCGTATTCTAGTCACTACTCAACTCTGGCCAACTGGGTTTTTGAAGAACATTGGAATTTCGGCCAGGCATTGCTGGAATTCCGAAATTACTCTATTCCAAAAGACGACCCAATTCATAATTTTACCATTATCGTTATGTTGAAAAATGCAATATATAATCAAATTGCCAAGTCCCATGCTATTTTTATTCCGAGTGGCATGTATTCTAGTCATAGTAGATGGATTGGCGAAGAAATAATGGGAGCTAAGGAATATGGAAAACCTATACTTGCGGTAACGCCTTGGGCTCAGGAAAGGAATTCTGATGTGGTTCTTAGGAATGCTAATGCACGCGTAGGATGGAGTAAACAATACGTAGTTGACGGAATTTGGAAATTATATTATGAAAGAAATAAATGA
- a CDS encoding toll/interleukin-1 receptor domain-containing protein, whose amino-acid sequence MIQESNVLDSSAGKAVNPLVFISHDTRDAELAEAFSNLLKSVSAGVLKSFRTSDRRGNQGIEYGIEWYPEIIRSIQAASDVVCLLTERSINRPWILFEAGMAKGKLDTPILGVALGVELKSASTGPFAQFQNCGDDEESLTKLVFQLVNRIPGSEPDRDTIKFQVGKFKKTVEAILISTNKNLSGTSDSEKNNLDEIENSSAKLFEEIKIMFQDLPSRIERNDGPRRKSRRRIHPGMMEEMILSARNPAMGIRIGLSFFRDSMPWLYEEGNSILTRFQNNKNSSARKNLFKEFHDLVMFNGRAPFLEQFFDTEEDFFLMRELPKILMHALERYDMYILEKSIQNS is encoded by the coding sequence ATGATCCAAGAGAGTAATGTTCTTGATTCTTCGGCAGGTAAAGCGGTTAATCCGCTAGTTTTTATTAGTCATGACACAAGAGATGCTGAACTAGCTGAAGCATTCAGCAACTTGTTAAAAAGCGTTAGCGCCGGCGTACTTAAGTCTTTTAGGACTTCAGATAGGCGAGGCAATCAAGGAATTGAGTATGGCATTGAATGGTATCCTGAAATTATACGGAGTATTCAAGCCGCATCCGACGTCGTCTGCTTGCTTACAGAACGCAGTATTAACAGGCCGTGGATTTTATTTGAGGCGGGCATGGCTAAGGGGAAATTGGACACTCCAATTTTAGGGGTTGCCTTAGGAGTAGAGTTAAAATCTGCTTCTACCGGCCCCTTCGCGCAATTTCAAAACTGTGGGGATGATGAAGAATCGTTAACTAAACTCGTTTTCCAATTAGTGAACAGAATTCCAGGGTCTGAACCAGATAGAGATACTATTAAGTTTCAAGTTGGAAAATTCAAAAAAACAGTTGAAGCAATTTTAATTTCAACCAATAAAAATTTATCAGGCACATCTGATTCTGAAAAAAATAATTTAGATGAAATTGAAAATTCATCTGCGAAGCTTTTTGAGGAAATCAAAATAATGTTTCAGGATCTTCCATCAAGAATTGAGCGAAATGACGGCCCCAGAAGAAAAAGCCGCCGTCGCATTCATCCAGGCATGATGGAAGAGATGATTTTAAGCGCAAGAAATCCAGCCATGGGAATTAGAATTGGATTATCTTTTTTTCGTGATTCAATGCCTTGGTTATATGAAGAAGGCAATTCCATTCTTACACGCTTTCAGAATAATAAAAATTCTTCTGCCCGAAAAAATTTATTCAAGGAGTTCCACGATTTGGTGATGTTCAATGGTCGCGCTCCATTCTTGGAGCAGTTTTTTGATACAGAGGAAGATTTTTTTCTCATGCGTGAATTACCAAAAATCCTAATGCACGCCTTGGAAAGATACGATATGTATATATTGGAAAAATCAATACAAAATAGTTAA
- a CDS encoding DUF1883 domain-containing protein: MNFLKFDLGNLKRGEIVEVTLTSGANVRLMTSSDFSSYKAGRQHRYIGGLAKRSPIRLQTTSSGHWYVAVDMQGLHGTTRASVRVLPGVLPDIQERPLREIPSLVRDDVPTPAESGGETHDVFISHSSEDKDEFVRPLASALIAHGLNVWYDEMTLRIGDSLRQKIDKGLATSRVGLVVLSPSFIKKGWTNYELDGIVTRTVSGEQVLLPIWHNITKQQVMDFSPSLADKVARSTATHTIEEIAGEIAELLQPRLPGSL; the protein is encoded by the coding sequence ATGAATTTTTTGAAATTTGACTTAGGAAACCTCAAGCGTGGTGAAATTGTTGAGGTAACACTTACTAGTGGTGCCAACGTGAGATTGATGACGAGTTCGGATTTTTCCAGTTATAAGGCGGGGCGCCAGCATCGATACATTGGTGGATTGGCCAAACGTTCTCCAATACGACTGCAGACTACAAGCTCAGGTCATTGGTATGTAGCAGTTGATATGCAAGGATTACATGGAACTACAAGGGCTTCTGTACGAGTTTTACCAGGTGTTCTGCCAGATATTCAAGAAAGACCATTAAGGGAAATTCCAAGCCTTGTGCGTGATGATGTCCCAACGCCGGCTGAGTCTGGCGGGGAGACGCATGATGTCTTTATTTCCCATTCATCGGAGGATAAGGACGAATTCGTAAGGCCCTTAGCTAGTGCTTTAATCGCACACGGATTGAATGTTTGGTATGACGAAATGACGTTACGCATTGGGGATAGTTTGCGCCAGAAGATCGACAAAGGCCTGGCTACCAGCCGAGTCGGGCTTGTAGTCCTATCTCCTTCTTTCATAAAGAAAGGATGGACAAATTATGAACTGGATGGGATCGTGACAAGAACAGTGTCAGGAGAGCAGGTTTTACTACCGATTTGGCATAACATTACCAAGCAACAGGTAATGGATTTCAGTCCATCATTGGCCGACAAAGTGGCTCGAAGCACGGCTACACACACTATAGAAGAGATTGCTGGGGAGATCGCAGAATTACTTCAGCCTCGTCTGCCGGGTAGTCTTTAA
- a CDS encoding N-acyl homoserine lactonase family protein yields the protein MQRLLSGLIFSALALSATAPSQAAAPDVKMYRLDCGHMTLGDKTVFSDAGLYKGQSQDIVMSCYLIKHGEDWVLWDAGLPKKYLAGPVVEGTFKTRLDRTIVDQLGDLGLRADDIDYVAVSHAHFDHSGQVNDFPKATLIIQRSELEAMADTENATAHYMDAGLFSAHLAGNRRERVRVIDGDVDLFGDGTLKTIQTPGHTPGSMALLLKLGNAGYYVLSGDQWHFTENYRRQQVPTWNYDHHQTIGSGKKLDDVIAAHHATLVIQHEPADNRKLPTLPRFLD from the coding sequence ATGCAACGCTTACTTTCCGGACTCATCTTTTCCGCCCTCGCACTGTCCGCCACCGCGCCGTCGCAGGCCGCTGCGCCCGACGTCAAAATGTACCGGCTCGACTGCGGCCACATGACGCTGGGCGACAAAACGGTGTTCTCGGACGCCGGCCTGTACAAGGGGCAATCGCAGGACATCGTCATGTCGTGCTACCTGATCAAGCACGGGGAGGACTGGGTGCTGTGGGATGCCGGTTTGCCGAAAAAGTACCTGGCCGGTCCGGTCGTGGAAGGCACGTTTAAAACCAGGCTTGACCGCACGATCGTCGATCAGCTGGGCGACCTCGGCTTGCGCGCCGACGACATCGATTATGTCGCCGTGTCGCATGCGCACTTCGACCATTCCGGCCAGGTCAATGATTTTCCGAAGGCGACCCTGATCATCCAGCGCAGCGAACTCGAGGCCATGGCCGATACCGAAAACGCGACCGCGCATTACATGGACGCCGGCTTGTTCAGCGCCCACCTGGCAGGTAACAGGCGCGAACGCGTGCGGGTGATCGACGGCGATGTCGACCTGTTTGGCGACGGCACGCTCAAGACGATCCAGACCCCGGGCCACACCCCGGGGAGCATGGCGCTGTTGCTCAAGCTCGGCAACGCCGGCTACTACGTGCTGTCCGGCGACCAGTGGCATTTCACGGAAAACTATCGTCGTCAGCAAGTGCCCACCTGGAACTACGACCATCACCAGACCATTGGGTCCGGCAAAAAACTCGATGACGTGATCGCGGCTCATCACGCCACGCTGGTGATCCAGCACGAACCTGCCGACAATCGGAAACTGCCGACCTTGCCGCGTTTCCTCGACTGA
- a CDS encoding LysR family transcriptional regulator yields MQEITGASLQDITAFVAVAQTGSFTLAAERLGTNKSSVGKAIQRLEKHLATLLFQRTTRAVHITEDGQIYLAAARAALEHLRDAEQALAINRAEPVGRVRVDLPAGFGRVVLPTLGALRARYPKVIVELSLSDRRSDPVGDGWDLVVRIGHLPADSDMTVRKICDLHMGLYASPAYLQQRPAITAVADLHAHDAVLFRSTSGQLHGWSVNDNGVQRELAPAPVMIMADGHTLVEAAACDFGVAQLIDGFAAPLVASGRLVHVLPQADVAAPPVHALIPVGRKMTAKTRVVLDHLVATLQR; encoded by the coding sequence ATGCAGGAAATCACCGGCGCCTCGCTGCAGGACATCACCGCGTTCGTCGCCGTGGCGCAGACAGGCAGCTTTACGCTGGCCGCCGAGCGGCTGGGCACCAACAAATCGAGCGTCGGCAAGGCCATCCAGCGGCTGGAAAAACACCTGGCCACCCTGCTGTTCCAGCGCACCACGCGCGCCGTACACATCACCGAGGATGGCCAGATCTACCTGGCTGCCGCGCGCGCCGCGCTCGAGCACCTGCGCGACGCAGAACAGGCGCTGGCGATCAATCGCGCAGAGCCGGTGGGACGCGTGCGCGTCGACCTGCCTGCCGGCTTTGGACGCGTGGTGTTGCCCACCCTCGGTGCGCTGCGCGCGCGATATCCGAAGGTGATCGTGGAACTGTCGCTCAGCGACCGCCGGTCCGACCCGGTGGGTGACGGCTGGGATCTCGTGGTACGGATCGGCCATCTTCCGGCCGACAGCGACATGACCGTGAGGAAGATCTGCGACCTGCACATGGGCCTGTACGCCTCGCCAGCGTATTTGCAGCAGCGCCCTGCCATCACCGCGGTCGCCGACCTGCACGCGCACGACGCCGTGCTGTTTCGCAGTACCTCTGGGCAGCTGCATGGCTGGTCCGTGAACGACAACGGCGTGCAGCGCGAACTGGCGCCCGCCCCCGTGATGATCATGGCGGACGGTCACACGCTGGTGGAAGCGGCGGCCTGCGACTTCGGCGTCGCGCAGCTGATCGACGGCTTTGCCGCCCCGCTGGTAGCCAGCGGTCGCCTGGTGCATGTGCTGCCGCAGGCGGACGTCGCAGCGCCACCGGTCCACGCCCTGATACCGGTGGGCCGCAAGATGACGGCGAAAACCCGGGTAGTGCTCGACCACCTGGTGGCGACGCTGCAGCGGTAA